The following coding sequences are from one Salvia hispanica cultivar TCC Black 2014 chromosome 3, UniMelb_Shisp_WGS_1.0, whole genome shotgun sequence window:
- the LOC125214919 gene encoding uncharacterized protein LOC125214919 isoform X1 codes for MAFSFLTQTPFSLSLTSTAAPRNSVAAAAGPSASISTSQRKPRRKKQQNDLKSSDDNGYPGGEGGNFTPSSAEKLLRLVFMEELMERARSGSAAGVSDVIYDMIAAGLTPGPRSFHGLVVSHVLNGDEEGSMHALRRQLSEGLRPLHETFLALVRLFGSKGHATRGLEILAAMEKLNYDIRQAWLLLVEELVKGNHLEDANRVFLKGAEGGLRATDKLYDLLIEEDCKAGDHSNALTIAYEMEAAGRMATTFHFNCLLSVQATCGIPEIAFATFENMEYGEAYMKPDTETYNWVIQAYTRAESYDRVQDVAELLGMMLEDHKRLQPNVRTYALLVECFTKYCVTREAIRHFRALKRFEGGTTLLHYEGQYGDPLSLYLRALCREGRVFELLDALETMAKDKQQIPPRAMILSRKYRTLVSSWIEPLQEEAELGHEIDYIARYVAEGGLTGERKRWVPRRGKTPLDPDAEGFAYSNPMETSFKQRCLEEWKIHHRKLLRTLRNEGPIILGNITEADYIRVEERLKKIIKGPEQNLLKPKAASKMIVSELKEELEAQGLPTDGTRNVLYQRVQKARRINRSRGRPLWVPPVEEEEEEVDEELDELISRIKLEEGNTEFWRRRFLGEGLNENHSKPLEQEEENDDDDDEVLDIDADVGDDIAKDAEDDEADEEEDEEEVEQTEIQVTDRVKNKEAEAAKPLQMIGVQLLKDSDQSTSSSRKLKKRSPRASMEDDDDDDWFPEDIHEAFKELRNRKVFDVSDMYTLADVWGWTWDKDFKNKAPRRWSQEWEVELAIKIMNLVIELGGTPTIGDCAMVLRAAIRAPVPSAFLQILQTTHRLGYVFGSPLYDEVISLCLDLGELDASIAIVADLETSGIKVADETLDRVISARQDSSGADASS; via the exons ATGGCGTTCTCGTTTCTAACGCAGACGCCTTTCTCCCTCTCACTAACCTCCACCGCCGCTCCTCGGAACTCCGTCGCCGCGGCGGCCGGACCTTCCGCCTCGATTTCCACCTCTCAGAGAAAACCGCGCCGGAAAAAGCAGCAGAACGACCTGAAATCTTCCGACGACAACGGCTATCCAGGAGGCGAGGGCGGCAATTTCACGCCGTCGAGCGCGGAGAAGCTCCTGAGGCTCGTGTTCATGGAGGAGCTGATGGAGCGCGCTCGAAGCGGCAGCGCTGCCGGAGTTTCTGATGTGATCTACGATATGATTGCCGCGGGCTTGACGCCTGGACCGAGGTCGTTCCACGGTCTCGTCGTGTCTCACGTGCTCAATGGCGACGAGGAGGGATCT ATGCACGCACTTCGAAGGCAACTGAGTGAGGGTCTTCGGCCTCTACATGAAACGTTTCTTGCGTTAGTACGTTTGTTTGGGTCAAAAGGCCATGCTACTAGAGGATTGGAAATTCTTGCAGCAATGGAAAAACTCAATTATGACATTCGGCAGGCTTGGCTGCTTCTTGTTG AGGAACTTGTGAAAGGCAATCATCTAGAAGATGCCAATAGAGTTTTCCTGAAGGGTGCTGAGGGTGGCCTAAGGGCTACGGATAAGCTTTATGATCTTCTTATAGAAGAGGATTGTAAGGCAGGAGATCACTCAAATGCATTGACCATAGCCTATGAAATGGAAGCAGCTGGTAGAATGGCGACAACCTTTCATTTCAATTGTCTTTTGAGTGTGCAG GCTACTTGTGGAATTCCTGAAATTGCTTTTGCTACCTTTGAAAACATGGAATATGGAGAAG CTTATATGAAACCTGATACGGAGACATATAATTGGGTGATCCAAGCATACACAAGAGCTGAGTCATATGACAG GGTCCAAGATGTTGCCGAGTTACTTGGAATGATGCTTGAAGACCACAAGCGTTTGCAACCAAATGTGAGAACCTACGC GTTGTTGGTGGAATGCTTTACAAAATATTGTGTCACAAGGGAAGCCATTCGACATTTTCGTGCTCTCAAAAGGTTTGAAGGCGGGACCACTTTGTTACATTATGAGGGACAATATGGTGATCCACTTTCGTTGTATCTTCGAGCATTGTGCAGAGAAG GAAGAGTTTTCGAGTTACTAGATGCTCTGGAAACCATGGCGAAGGATAAACAACAAATCCCACCCCGAGCCATGATCTTGAGCAGGAAATATCGGACTCTAGTTAGCTCATGGATTGAACCTTTGCAAGAAGAAGCTGAACTTGGGCATGAAATTGACTACATTGCCAG GTATGTTGCAGAAGGTGGGCTCACAGGTGAACGCAAACGCTGGGTCCCACGTAGAGGAAAAACTCCTCTAGATCCTGATGCTGAGGGTTTTGCATATTCCAATCCTATGGAAACCTCTTTCAAACAGCGATGTCTCGAGGAATGGAAAATACATCATAGAAAACTTTTAAGAACCTTAAGAAATGAAGGGCCAATAATATTGGGGAATATTACCGAGGCTGACTATATTAGAGTTGAGGAgagattaaagaaaattataaaaggtCCAGAACAAAATCTGTTAAAACCAAAAGCTGCTAGTAAAATGATAGTATCAGAGCTGAAGGAAGAGCTGGAAGCTCAAGGTTTGCCAACTGATGGCACTAGAAATGTACTGTATCAGCGTGTGCAAAAGGCAAGGAGAATAAACCGTTCTAGAGGCCGGCCCCTTTGGGTTCCTCCTgtggaagaggaagaagaagag GTGGATGAAGAGTTGGATGAATTAATTTCACGGATTAAGCTGGAAGAAGGCAATACAGAGTTCTGGAGACGGCGTTTCCTTGGGGAGGGCCTGAATGAAAATCATAGCAAGCCATTAGAACAAGAAGAGgaaaatgatgatgatgatgatgaagtcCTTGATATCGATGCTGATGTTGGTGATGACATTGCCAAAGATGCTGAAGATGATGAGGCTGATGAGGaagaggacgaggaggaggtAGAACAAACTGAAATCCAAGTCACTGACCGAGTTAAAAATAAGGAAGCTGAAGCTGCCAAACCTCTTCAAATGATTGGGGTGCAATTGTTGAAAGACTCCGACCAGAGTACCAGCTCATCAAGAAAGTTAAAGAAAAGATCACCTAGGGCATCTATGGAG gatgatgacgatgatgacTGGTTTCCGGAAGATATTCACGAAGCATTTAAGGAATTGAGGAACAGGAAGGTGTTTGATGTATCAGATATGTACACGTTAGCTGATGTCTGGGGTTGGACGTGGGATAAGGACTTTAAGAACAAAGCCCCTAGAAGATGGTCGCAGGAATGGGAGGTTGAATTGGccattaaaataatgaatttg GTAATTGAATTAGGAGGAACGCCAACCATTGGGGACTGTGCTATGGTACTTCGAGCTGCTATACGAGCTCCTGTGCCTTCAGCCTTCTTACAGATTTTGCAGACAACTCATCGCCTAGGTTACGTTTTTGGCAG TCCCTTGTACGACGAAGTCATCAGCCTGTGTCTAGATCTTGGGGAACTCGATGCATCCATCGCCATTGTTGCAGACCTCGAGACAAGTGGCATCAAAGTTGCGGACGAAACTCTTGATCGAGTCATTTCTGCTAGACAGGATAGCTCAGGCGCTGATGCATCGTCATAG
- the LOC125214919 gene encoding uncharacterized protein LOC125214919 isoform X2: MATRRDLGRTYVRTHVWQMHALRRQLSEGLRPLHETFLALVRLFGSKGHATRGLEILAAMEKLNYDIRQAWLLLVEELVKGNHLEDANRVFLKGAEGGLRATDKLYDLLIEEDCKAGDHSNALTIAYEMEAAGRMATTFHFNCLLSVQATCGIPEIAFATFENMEYGEAYMKPDTETYNWVIQAYTRAESYDRVQDVAELLGMMLEDHKRLQPNVRTYALLVECFTKYCVTREAIRHFRALKRFEGGTTLLHYEGQYGDPLSLYLRALCREGRVFELLDALETMAKDKQQIPPRAMILSRKYRTLVSSWIEPLQEEAELGHEIDYIARYVAEGGLTGERKRWVPRRGKTPLDPDAEGFAYSNPMETSFKQRCLEEWKIHHRKLLRTLRNEGPIILGNITEADYIRVEERLKKIIKGPEQNLLKPKAASKMIVSELKEELEAQGLPTDGTRNVLYQRVQKARRINRSRGRPLWVPPVEEEEEEVDEELDELISRIKLEEGNTEFWRRRFLGEGLNENHSKPLEQEEENDDDDDEVLDIDADVGDDIAKDAEDDEADEEEDEEEVEQTEIQVTDRVKNKEAEAAKPLQMIGVQLLKDSDQSTSSSRKLKKRSPRASMEDDDDDDWFPEDIHEAFKELRNRKVFDVSDMYTLADVWGWTWDKDFKNKAPRRWSQEWEVELAIKIMNLVIELGGTPTIGDCAMVLRAAIRAPVPSAFLQILQTTHRLGYVFGSPLYDEVISLCLDLGELDASIAIVADLETSGIKVADETLDRVISARQDSSGADASS; the protein is encoded by the exons ATGGCGACGAGGAGGGATCT GGGGCGTACTTATGTTAGAACTCATGTATGGCAGATGCACGCACTTCGAAGGCAACTGAGTGAGGGTCTTCGGCCTCTACATGAAACGTTTCTTGCGTTAGTACGTTTGTTTGGGTCAAAAGGCCATGCTACTAGAGGATTGGAAATTCTTGCAGCAATGGAAAAACTCAATTATGACATTCGGCAGGCTTGGCTGCTTCTTGTTG AGGAACTTGTGAAAGGCAATCATCTAGAAGATGCCAATAGAGTTTTCCTGAAGGGTGCTGAGGGTGGCCTAAGGGCTACGGATAAGCTTTATGATCTTCTTATAGAAGAGGATTGTAAGGCAGGAGATCACTCAAATGCATTGACCATAGCCTATGAAATGGAAGCAGCTGGTAGAATGGCGACAACCTTTCATTTCAATTGTCTTTTGAGTGTGCAG GCTACTTGTGGAATTCCTGAAATTGCTTTTGCTACCTTTGAAAACATGGAATATGGAGAAG CTTATATGAAACCTGATACGGAGACATATAATTGGGTGATCCAAGCATACACAAGAGCTGAGTCATATGACAG GGTCCAAGATGTTGCCGAGTTACTTGGAATGATGCTTGAAGACCACAAGCGTTTGCAACCAAATGTGAGAACCTACGC GTTGTTGGTGGAATGCTTTACAAAATATTGTGTCACAAGGGAAGCCATTCGACATTTTCGTGCTCTCAAAAGGTTTGAAGGCGGGACCACTTTGTTACATTATGAGGGACAATATGGTGATCCACTTTCGTTGTATCTTCGAGCATTGTGCAGAGAAG GAAGAGTTTTCGAGTTACTAGATGCTCTGGAAACCATGGCGAAGGATAAACAACAAATCCCACCCCGAGCCATGATCTTGAGCAGGAAATATCGGACTCTAGTTAGCTCATGGATTGAACCTTTGCAAGAAGAAGCTGAACTTGGGCATGAAATTGACTACATTGCCAG GTATGTTGCAGAAGGTGGGCTCACAGGTGAACGCAAACGCTGGGTCCCACGTAGAGGAAAAACTCCTCTAGATCCTGATGCTGAGGGTTTTGCATATTCCAATCCTATGGAAACCTCTTTCAAACAGCGATGTCTCGAGGAATGGAAAATACATCATAGAAAACTTTTAAGAACCTTAAGAAATGAAGGGCCAATAATATTGGGGAATATTACCGAGGCTGACTATATTAGAGTTGAGGAgagattaaagaaaattataaaaggtCCAGAACAAAATCTGTTAAAACCAAAAGCTGCTAGTAAAATGATAGTATCAGAGCTGAAGGAAGAGCTGGAAGCTCAAGGTTTGCCAACTGATGGCACTAGAAATGTACTGTATCAGCGTGTGCAAAAGGCAAGGAGAATAAACCGTTCTAGAGGCCGGCCCCTTTGGGTTCCTCCTgtggaagaggaagaagaagag GTGGATGAAGAGTTGGATGAATTAATTTCACGGATTAAGCTGGAAGAAGGCAATACAGAGTTCTGGAGACGGCGTTTCCTTGGGGAGGGCCTGAATGAAAATCATAGCAAGCCATTAGAACAAGAAGAGgaaaatgatgatgatgatgatgaagtcCTTGATATCGATGCTGATGTTGGTGATGACATTGCCAAAGATGCTGAAGATGATGAGGCTGATGAGGaagaggacgaggaggaggtAGAACAAACTGAAATCCAAGTCACTGACCGAGTTAAAAATAAGGAAGCTGAAGCTGCCAAACCTCTTCAAATGATTGGGGTGCAATTGTTGAAAGACTCCGACCAGAGTACCAGCTCATCAAGAAAGTTAAAGAAAAGATCACCTAGGGCATCTATGGAG gatgatgacgatgatgacTGGTTTCCGGAAGATATTCACGAAGCATTTAAGGAATTGAGGAACAGGAAGGTGTTTGATGTATCAGATATGTACACGTTAGCTGATGTCTGGGGTTGGACGTGGGATAAGGACTTTAAGAACAAAGCCCCTAGAAGATGGTCGCAGGAATGGGAGGTTGAATTGGccattaaaataatgaatttg GTAATTGAATTAGGAGGAACGCCAACCATTGGGGACTGTGCTATGGTACTTCGAGCTGCTATACGAGCTCCTGTGCCTTCAGCCTTCTTACAGATTTTGCAGACAACTCATCGCCTAGGTTACGTTTTTGGCAG TCCCTTGTACGACGAAGTCATCAGCCTGTGTCTAGATCTTGGGGAACTCGATGCATCCATCGCCATTGTTGCAGACCTCGAGACAAGTGGCATCAAAGTTGCGGACGAAACTCTTGATCGAGTCATTTCTGCTAGACAGGATAGCTCAGGCGCTGATGCATCGTCATAG